The Nitrospira sp. genome contains the following window.
TTCCGGAAAACGCAATCGAGCGTGGACGATCAATGCACGGCGCAAGGGAATGGTGAACAACACCCCCAGCACGCCACCGACCAGAGACACCGTCACCGTGTGCCAATAGTCGAACGACGTCCAATAGCCGATCAGGACCAGCCCCGGGATCGTGAAGATCACTCCGGCCGCCAGTGCCTCGCCCGACGAAGCGGCCGTCTGCACGATATTATTTTCCAGAATGTTGGACTGGCGAAACAGTCGCAGCACCGCCATGGATACGACGGCGGCAGGAATGGAGGCGGAGACGGTCATGCCTGCAAACAACCCCAGGTAGGCATTGGCGCCGGCCAGCACGGCGGCCAACAGCACCGACAAGATCACCGCTTTCGGCGTAATCTCCGGCAGCGACACAGACGGCGGAACGAGCGGCACATCCGCGGGCTCCGTCGGCGCCTCATGCTCTCGCCTCATACCCTTACAGCACCTGGACGATGAAACATTTCAGGTATCGTGTCTCCGGCATACCCGCGAGCACCGGATGGTCCGGCCCTTGTCCTCGTTGTTCCAATAAACGAATCTGTCGATGCGCATCGCGCGCGGCCGACTGAAGCATCTTCCAGAAATCGTCATCGCTGACCGGTTGCGAGCAGGAGCAACTGACCAGGACGCCGCCGGACGGCAAGAGACGAAGGCCCCGCAGATTGACATCTTTGTACCCCGCCAACGCATGGGGTACGGCCTTTTTACTTCGGGCAAAGGCGGGCGGATCGAGAATAACCACATCATACGGTTGCTGACGTTTCTCAAGCACACGCAGTTCATCGAAGGCATCGGCCTGTCGGTAGGTGCAGCGCGCAGCCACGTGATTCTGCGTCGCATGCGCCTGGGCCATCGCGACCGCGGCAGCACTGACATCCAACCCCTCCACCGATTGCGCCCCTGCCAGAGCGGCCTGCATACCGAAGGCGCCGGTATGGCAAAAGGCCTCCAGCACCCGCTTTCCCTTGGCATACACGGCCGCCGCCAATCGATTCTCACGTTGGTCACAAAACCACCCGGTCTTCTGCCCTTCCGCAATGTCGACGGTAAACTGCGCCTTGCCCTCATAGATAGGCACCGTCGTCGGACCATCGCCGCGGAGAAATCCTTTCGAGAGCGGTAGCCCCTCCAGCGCACGACTTTTTGCATCGTTCCGCAAATAGACGGTCTTCACTCCGGCTTCCTGCATCAACAGGTCCGCCAACAACTCCTTGCGGAGATCCATGCCGTACCCAAGTGCCTGCATCACCGCCACTTCGCCAAACCGGTCCACCACCAGACCTGGCAGGAGATCACTCTCCCCATGAACCAGCCGACAGGCATTCGCATGCGGGGCGACGGTATCGCGAAGAGCCACGGCGGCACGGAGTCGCCGGGCGAAAAACGCCTCGTCGACCGGTTCTTCCTGAAAGGTGAGCAGGCGGACCCGAATTTTGGAATGGGGGTTGTATAGCCCCCGGCCCAGGAATCGTTTTCGATGGGAGTAGACATCGACTAGATCGCCAGGTGCCGGGGTGCCTAACACTTCAGCGACGTTGGTATCGAATACCCAGAGGTGACCGTAGTACCGCGGCTGGTCACGCTCGGCAGTGAGAAGAATTTTTCCAGGAGAAACGGTCGCAAGTTGAGTCATGGTCATCCGTACATCCAAGTATCAGTGAGCATCGCCGCGACGCAGCGAACGGCACACGAGGGTGCCTGAAACGGTGCGGCGAAGCAACCGGTGCGATGAGGCGCTACGCTTGACCTTCCCCGACACCTATGGTTTGCTGCGAGAAGCGCAGACAGCAAGCGGTGAGCCACCAGGGAGCGGCTGACAACTATGACCACACATACTATCGGCACCGCAGTGCTCGATCGCCTTCACCGGTTGGGCGTCCGCCACATGTTCGGCATTCCCGGCGACTACGTGCTGGGCTTGTATAAACTCATGGAGTCCTCGCCGATTCAACACATCGCCACGACGCGCGAGGATTGCGCCGGCTTTGCTGCCGACGCCTATGCCCGCATCAACGGCATCGGCGCCCTCTGTGTCACCTATTGTGTCGGTGGACTCAACACGGTCAACGCCATCGCCTGCGCCTATGCGGAACGTTCACCCGTCGTACTTCTGACCGGATCTCCCGGGCTCTCGGAGCGGGCCCGCAACCCCTACCTCCACCACATGGTGCGCGAGTTCTCGACGCAGCGCGAAGTGTTTGAAAAGATGACGGTCGCAGCGGTCAGCCTGGAGGACCCGGTCACGGCGGAGCGTGAAATGGATCGCGCCTTTGCGGCCCTGCTGCGCTATCGACGCCCGATCTATCTCGAAATCCCCCGTGACATGGTACACGTGCCGTTGGCGTACACCTCCCACAAGACCAGCACCGTGGACGAGCCGACCGACCGTGCCGCCCTGCGCGAAGCCCTCGCCGAAGTCCGCACCATGTTGGAATCGGCCAAACGTCCGGTGATTTTGGCAGGCGCCGAAGTGGGCCGATTCGGACTGCATGATGAACTCACGACCCTGGTCGAACGATTGAATGTGCCGATCGCCTCGACGCTCCTTGGCAAATCGATTATTCGTGAGGACCATCCACTCTATGTCGGCGTCTACAGCGGCTTGGTGGCCCGTGATGAAGTGAAAGAGTTCGTCAATCAAACCGATTGCCTCCTGATCCTGGGGTCGATTCTGTCCGATGTGGAGGACTTGGACGCCCGCAGCGCCCTCTTCTCCGACGGCCACACCATCCATGCCACGGCGGATCGGGTGGCGATCAAACATCATCGCTATGACTCCATTCTGTTTGAGGATTTCGTCAAGGGACTGGCCAAAGAACCACTGCCCTCCTTCCCGGCACAACGGATGCCGACGGCCTCCAGGCCTGAAGAACCGATGCCCCCTGCCCAGGCTGCCGTCAGCTTACACGGTGTGTTTCGGCATTTGGATACGGTACTGCAGGAAAAAACGCTGGTCATCGCCGACGTGGGAGAGTCGCTGTTCGCCTCCGTCGATCTTCACGTCCACCGGCGGTTTGAGTTTTTGTCGCCTGCCTACTACACCTCCATGGGCTTCGCCGTCCCTGCCGCCATCGGGGCCGGGTTCGCCGATCCATCCCTCCGGCCCATCGTCCTGGTCGGAGACGGGGCGTTTCAGATGACCGGATCTGAATTGGCCACCGCGGTTCGGTACCGGCAGGCCCCGGTGGTCATCGTCTTGAATAACCACGGTTATTCCACCGAGCGTGAAATCCTGGAAGGCCCGTTCAACGATATTCATGAATGGCGCTACGAACGGATCTGCGAACTCATCGGCGGCGGACAGGGCTCGCGGGTCGTCACCCATGGCGAATTTGTCGAAACGCTGGCCAAGGCGTTGGCCGACCCGAGCCAGCCCTATGTCATCAACGTCCTGCTTGATCCCTCAGATCGTTCCCCGGCCATGATGCGCCTGGCCAGACGCCTGGCGAAACGGCTCTCCACCGACCGGCCCTAGCAGGATGCGGAAATAGGCCGTCCTCATTATCCGTCGTTCGTGAACCTCGTTCGGCTCTCGCTACAGCCCGGTTGCGGCTCCTAGCGAGACATACTTCACAATTCACGGCTGTCGAGAACGCCGCTGGCGGACTTTGTCCACATCCTGGCGAGGCCTGTTTCACCCTGATACAGTGCGGGTTTGCCCCTCCTTCTCCCCATTGACCCTCCATGGACAAATATGGTCTTCTAGAGGCGGACTTGTCGAATTGTCATTCGTCGGAGAATTCGCCACTATGTCGCTTAAGATGCCGGATGGAAAGGCCATGCGAGACGGTCAGATGTTCTCCGCACGCCTCAACAATGTCGTGACCACGGAACGCGAGTTCGATGAGCTGGTCACGAAGTCTCTCCCGGAATTGTTGGACCGCGCGACCAGCCAAACCAAGCGCTTCCTCCGTGAAACGAGCCAGTGGGGCGACGACATCACCCACGAAAAATTGGCGCTCCGGTGGGGGTACGAGTTGGTGGAACGGTTTGTCGTGTTCGGGCGCACTGAAGTGCCCTGCCGCCCGTTCTTCCTTCTGGATAGCCTGATCGCGAAGTCGTTCAGCCAACCGGACCCCTTGTGCTACCACAAGGAGTTGCTGACCCCGGTGGGACGATTTCTCGACGGGTTGGCCTCGCGGGCCGTCGTCAGTCGCGACGCCTTGATCGCACTGTTTTACCACTTCTATGGATTCAGCCAGGCCCACGTGGTGAAGCTCCTGGGATTTGGACAGGCCGAAAGCCAGCGGGTCTACAAAAATTTCGAACGGTGGCGTCAATCGGGATGGCAACGCACGATGAACGAAACAGGCTTGAGCGGCTCGGAGATCGACGTCTTGGAAGAAGAGCTGCGCACCAGGCCCGACCACTTGAACAACGAAGTCGATCGGCTGATGCCGGTCTTGCAATCGCATTATCGAAAAAGTGAACCGGAACACTACCCCTGCTTATCTGAACAAAAGTGGGGGCAACTCTTTCACGATGACTACGGCCACGATTACCGCGTCTGGCATTTGGCCTTTTGCCGGGATTGCTTCCTGGAAGTGGCAGACCGCCGGCAAGCCGAACTGAGCAGCGGATCCAAGCCGCAAGTCAATTTGCATATACATCCGCTGAAAAAGGGAGGCGTCCTGGCTCTCTTTGGCGGCGATCGGGGAGGACGGCAACATGGACACACCAGAGCTCAACGATTATCGCGCACATCTGCTTGATGCCCTGGATGACCAACCGCAACGCGCGGCTGAGGAGCGGCCTGGATTTCTCCAGGTGCTGGTCAACCACGAGCGCGTCGGCACGCTGAACTGTTCGCAGGTCGATCCAACCTTCACCTGCACGACCAAAGACCGCAGTATTCAGCACCTCGAAATCCGGAGCGAGTCCGGAGTGCTGCTTGGCGGCTGCGTGGCCGCCGAAGCCGGGCAGAAAAGCCTACGCCTCCCGATCGGAAAAGGCAGCCTGACCCTCAGCATCCAAAATCATTTCGACGGCGGCTCACTCCACTTGCGATATGAGAGCGCTCCACGGTGGTGGTCGCACGTGGCCTCCGCCATTGGACTCCCGGCCGGCACCGCGTCCACCGCAGCACCGATCGTCCCGGTGTGGACCATGGCCACTACGTTTGCCCAAGTCGTGCTGGCGGTAGGAGTGGTCGCGCTGCTGGCGGAACGGGTACCCGGATGGTTAGGCTCCGAGGATCGCACGCACCAGATGGAAGAGGAGTTGGCGGCCCGGCAATCCACGCAGGATCAGATCGACCAAGTCCACCGGCAACTGGCCCAACTCGTCGAGTCCCAGTCGACGGCCATGGCCGTGTCCCGCGCAGAACAAGACCGTCTCGCGCAGTTGAACACTCTCGTCGGGACCGTCGCCCATACCCAACAAAAACTCACTGCGCAGATGGTCGCGGTCCAGGACGATCTCAAGACCGTCAAGACCGATGTGGCCCAGGAAGTCCAGAGCGGGATGCGCGTTGCGGTGAGTGCGGTCGAGGCGGACCGTGATGTCGTGCGGCAGGATCTGCAGTCGATCAAGTCGGTGAACGAAACGCTGATTAAACAAGTCGCGCTCTTGGAGAGCCGCAACCGAGAATTGCATGCCCGTTTGGCGCTGACCTCGCTGGAAGTCGCCAAGGCCAATGCCGCAACGGCCAAACCGACGGTCGTGGCCAAGAACGATCCGCCGAAGGAAACGCCGGTGCCGACCGCCGTGCCGGTCTCGGATGCCCTTCGCGAAGCGGATCGACAGGCCTTCATGTTCTGGGTCGCCTTCCAGGACGGCACCACCGAAAAAAGCATCGAGGATCTGGTTCAGGAAATCAACGGCATCAAAAAAGGTCCGATGAAATCAGGCTGGTACTCCGTCGAAGTAAATTTGCCGAATCCTGAACCCCCGGATCGATTTTTGGAGTCCGTGAAACGCGCCAAGATCGTGAAGTCGGTCGTCACCAGCAAAGCGATGCCTCCGGCTCAATAGCAACGATCTCCTCTCAGCGCACTCAACCACCCGGCATGGTCGGTGTCCGCCGCACACGGTGGAACCAGTCCCTGCCGTGCCGGGTACTTGCAGACCAGCATTCTCTTCGAACCCCGAACTGGAGGGACCATGTCCGACTTTCATCAGAACGGTCTTGTGACCGTCTTGCATCGGCTCGGCGCACCCAACCTCGAGCAATTGGAAAAAGAACTCGAGCGGCATGCGGCGACGAACCCGATCGCGCTGGTTCTCCCGTCGCTGTATTCTGAGCTAGAGAACCCCGCGCTCAAACACATCGTCGAAGTCCTCAAGGACATCCGCTACGTGAATGAAATCGTCATCTCACTG
Protein-coding sequences here:
- a CDS encoding alpha-keto acid decarboxylase family protein, which produces MTTHTIGTAVLDRLHRLGVRHMFGIPGDYVLGLYKLMESSPIQHIATTREDCAGFAADAYARINGIGALCVTYCVGGLNTVNAIACAYAERSPVVLLTGSPGLSERARNPYLHHMVREFSTQREVFEKMTVAAVSLEDPVTAEREMDRAFAALLRYRRPIYLEIPRDMVHVPLAYTSHKTSTVDEPTDRAALREALAEVRTMLESAKRPVILAGAEVGRFGLHDELTTLVERLNVPIASTLLGKSIIREDHPLYVGVYSGLVARDEVKEFVNQTDCLLILGSILSDVEDLDARSALFSDGHTIHATADRVAIKHHRYDSILFEDFVKGLAKEPLPSFPAQRMPTASRPEEPMPPAQAAVSLHGVFRHLDTVLQEKTLVIADVGESLFASVDLHVHRRFEFLSPAYYTSMGFAVPAAIGAGFADPSLRPIVLVGDGAFQMTGSELATAVRYRQAPVVIVLNNHGYSTEREILEGPFNDIHEWRYERICELIGGGQGSRVVTHGEFVETLAKALADPSQPYVINVLLDPSDRSPAMMRLARRLAKRLSTDRP
- a CDS encoding class I SAM-dependent rRNA methyltransferase; translated protein: MTMTQLATVSPGKILLTAERDQPRYYGHLWVFDTNVAEVLGTPAPGDLVDVYSHRKRFLGRGLYNPHSKIRVRLLTFQEEPVDEAFFARRLRAAVALRDTVAPHANACRLVHGESDLLPGLVVDRFGEVAVMQALGYGMDLRKELLADLLMQEAGVKTVYLRNDAKSRALEGLPLSKGFLRGDGPTTVPIYEGKAQFTVDIAEGQKTGWFCDQRENRLAAAVYAKGKRVLEAFCHTGAFGMQAALAGAQSVEGLDVSAAAVAMAQAHATQNHVAARCTYRQADAFDELRVLEKRQQPYDVVILDPPAFARSKKAVPHALAGYKDVNLRGLRLLPSGGVLVSCSCSQPVSDDDFWKMLQSAARDAHRQIRLLEQRGQGPDHPVLAGMPETRYLKCFIVQVL